A window from uncultured Desulfobacter sp. encodes these proteins:
- a CDS encoding lysophospholipid acyltransferase family protein encodes MMKKLKFIIYTRPFICFAYYVIRLYTATFRLSIKNEKSWQTLLNTDQPVILVTWHQQFFSAIRHFKTYAPYHPGLMISRSRDGELISGVARRSGWHTPRGSSSKGGKEAMTEMIAHLNTYGFGAHILDGPTGPMGKVKPGIIKMALQTNAVIVPFFTDADRAWFFNSWDRFMVPKPFAKVRLRFLDPIHVDAKGNEEFDTLRRRLEARMRPGLHLQAR; translated from the coding sequence ATGATGAAAAAACTTAAATTTATTATTTATACCCGGCCTTTTATCTGTTTTGCATATTATGTCATACGCCTGTATACAGCAACCTTCAGGTTAAGCATTAAAAATGAAAAAAGCTGGCAGACCCTGCTCAATACTGATCAGCCGGTTATTCTGGTGACCTGGCACCAGCAGTTTTTTTCGGCCATCCGGCATTTTAAAACGTATGCCCCGTATCATCCGGGCCTGATGATCTCCAGAAGCCGGGACGGTGAGCTTATTTCCGGTGTGGCCCGGCGCAGCGGCTGGCACACCCCCCGGGGCTCGTCCTCAAAGGGCGGCAAAGAAGCCATGACAGAAATGATTGCACATCTGAACACCTATGGATTCGGGGCTCATATTCTGGACGGACCGACCGGCCCCATGGGCAAGGTCAAACCGGGCATCATAAAAATGGCATTGCAAACCAATGCCGTAATCGTCCCTTTTTTTACCGATGCGGACCGGGCCTGGTTTTTTAATTCCTGGGACAGATTTATGGTTCCCAAGCCCTTTGCCAAAGTCCGGCTGCGTTTTTTGGATCCTATCCACGTCGACGCCAAGGGAAATGAAGAGTTTGACACCCTGCGCAGACGGCTTGAAGCGCGCATGCGACCGGGCCTGCACCTTCAGGCCAGATGA
- a CDS encoding phytochelatin synthase family protein, protein MKHLFKFYIVRVYLAIRYFFHWATGTGSFGPDRARHITPSAELFKAQSLQAALFRHHVKQYHESSCSVASVVAVVNVLRERYKRCGPTVTQQAILEKVRTAHWKERMGPDGYNGRRGLPLAVLRDVVQDSLKAYDIPFKRVEMIKGDLLGPDKARVRQLILGDLKKFQSLDNCLIIAHFDQGSFIKEMNIPHISPVGGFDPSTGLVTILDVDPDQHRPYNIPFERFYKGIATGYAGVFRHFGYDRGGVVVIHLA, encoded by the coding sequence ATGAAACACCTTTTTAAATTTTACATTGTCCGGGTATATCTGGCCATCAGATATTTTTTTCATTGGGCAACGGGAACGGGCAGCTTTGGTCCGGACCGGGCACGGCATATCACCCCGTCTGCAGAACTGTTCAAAGCGCAAAGTCTACAGGCCGCCTTGTTCCGCCACCATGTCAAGCAATACCATGAATCGTCGTGTTCCGTGGCATCGGTGGTGGCCGTGGTCAATGTGTTAAGGGAACGGTACAAACGATGTGGCCCCACAGTTACCCAGCAGGCCATTTTAGAAAAAGTGAGAACGGCCCACTGGAAGGAGCGCATGGGACCGGACGGGTATAATGGGCGGCGGGGTCTGCCGCTGGCCGTTCTCAGAGATGTTGTCCAGGACAGTCTTAAGGCCTATGATATCCCTTTTAAGCGGGTTGAAATGATCAAAGGCGATTTATTAGGCCCGGACAAGGCCCGGGTGAGACAGTTGATTCTTGGGGATCTTAAAAAATTTCAGTCCCTGGACAATTGTCTGATCATTGCCCACTTTGACCAGGGCTCTTTTATAAAAGAGATGAATATCCCCCATATTTCTCCTGTGGGCGGCTTTGATCCTTCAACCGGTTTGGTCACTATCCTGGATGTTGATCCGGATCAGCATCGGCCATACAATATCCCATTTGAGCGGTTTTATAAGGGTATTGCCACCGGATACGCCGGGGTGTTCAGGCATTTCGGGTATGACCGGGGCGGGGTAGTGGTGATTCATCTGGCCTGA
- a CDS encoding MFS transporter permease: MGEAKKQNIIPKEEAVFWMDQDGTWHNEHGKLEHPKIIKYFNQSIGKDDQGYFLSQILNDVEEKVYFPYEETAVFVVDLVKKENGIMLILNTLGTIALDPDALYTKSDALFMETDANLIKFTQNALARMSSFLEETSQGLAVNIGRTQTVIRER, translated from the coding sequence ATGGGCGAGGCAAAAAAGCAGAACATCATTCCCAAAGAAGAGGCGGTTTTCTGGATGGACCAGGACGGCACCTGGCACAACGAACACGGAAAACTGGAACACCCGAAGATTATAAAATATTTTAACCAATCCATTGGAAAAGACGACCAGGGGTATTTTTTATCTCAAATCCTCAATGATGTTGAAGAAAAGGTCTATTTCCCTTATGAGGAGACGGCGGTATTTGTGGTGGATCTTGTTAAAAAAGAGAACGGCATTATGTTGATCTTAAATACCCTTGGGACCATTGCCCTTGATCCTGACGCCCTTTACACAAAATCGGACGCACTTTTTATGGAAACCGACGCCAATTTGATCAAATTTACCCAGAACGCCCTGGCCCGGATGTCATCTTTTTTAGAGGAGACATCCCAGGGACTTGCTGTGAATATAGGCCGGACCCAGACGGTCATTCGTGAACGATAG
- the hrpB gene encoding ATP-dependent helicase HrpB, with translation MANNINNMEKHLVMTRHLENGLSMLPGKVKNRLGIADLPVVSVLGQLDKALEETGRALLAAPPGAGKTTLVPLSLMDRPWLKNKKIIMLEPRRLAARACAAHMAELLGETAGQRIGYQVRMERCIGPDTQVEIVTEGILTRRLQSDPGLDGVGLVIFDEFHERHLHGDLALALSLDAAEGFADDLRIAVMSATMDIQALSALLGNAPVISSRGKAWPVETIYVDPHNQKGASNARPGWAGILPACLKTVVKAVHCHDGDILVFLPGAAAIRMLAENLNEKFKQDATVKVVPLFGSLSFKDQKAAIEPAAPGTRKIVIATPIAETSLTIQGIRVVVDSGLVNQPEFSPGRGMTRLVTRPVSKASADQRRGRAGRTAPGICYRLWPEYLHQGLVPFNRPEILNADLTHMILELALWGVRDPSELKWLDTPSPATVSAAKDLLVSLGALDHEGTITTHGREMLTAGIHPRLAHMVLRAKEMKHGFLGCCLCALVEEKDIVAVEHGRRDPDIVLRLEILAKLSQSQTQKSCSPHRERALSILTQARRLAGIFSIQNRDMDMNAAGRLLAQAFPDRVAVRRKVESLSFLTANGNGVFFDTQNALSAREFIVAVEVDGQAKNARIFLAAALERADLENDFSTALKTQDVVDWDPASGSVKAVRQTLFGRIEVNQTPLPAPAPEAVKSAIIQGIKQNGLQSLDWQKKTITFRHRVIFLKKVADTRPDFSQLPDMGDQALTDTLADWLGPFLSGVTSAAGLKRIDLDAAIKAMFTWDQLKIVDRHAPTHIQVPSGSNIPIQYADKNGPLESPVLAVRIQELFGMAAAPVIAAGQVPLTLHLLSPASRPVQITSDLDHFWAHTYQEVKKDLMGRYPKHYWPQDPHTAQATARAKPKKPQRPSDH, from the coding sequence GTGGCAAACAATATTAACAATATGGAGAAACACCTGGTTATGACCCGCCATCTGGAAAATGGCCTTTCAATGCTGCCCGGTAAGGTAAAGAATCGTCTCGGCATTGCTGACTTGCCTGTGGTATCGGTGCTCGGTCAGTTAGACAAAGCCCTGGAAGAGACAGGGCGTGCCCTGCTTGCCGCCCCGCCGGGCGCCGGCAAGACCACCCTTGTGCCTTTAAGTCTGATGGACCGGCCCTGGCTGAAAAACAAAAAAATCATCATGCTCGAACCCCGGCGGCTGGCAGCCCGTGCCTGTGCCGCCCATATGGCGGAACTTCTTGGGGAGACTGCGGGTCAGCGCATTGGATACCAGGTCCGCATGGAACGCTGCATTGGCCCCGACACCCAGGTGGAGATTGTCACCGAGGGGATTCTCACCCGCAGACTGCAATCAGATCCCGGGCTGGACGGCGTGGGACTGGTTATTTTTGATGAATTCCATGAGCGGCATCTCCATGGGGATCTGGCCCTGGCCCTAAGCCTTGATGCGGCCGAAGGGTTTGCCGACGACCTGCGCATTGCCGTCATGTCCGCCACCATGGACATCCAGGCGTTGTCCGCTCTGCTGGGCAATGCCCCGGTTATTTCATCCCGGGGTAAGGCCTGGCCCGTGGAAACCATATATGTGGACCCGCACAATCAAAAGGGCGCTTCCAATGCCAGACCAGGATGGGCCGGTATTCTGCCCGCCTGCCTGAAGACAGTGGTCAAGGCGGTGCACTGCCATGACGGAGATATCCTGGTATTTCTGCCCGGTGCCGCAGCCATCCGAATGCTTGCTGAAAACTTAAATGAAAAATTCAAACAGGATGCCACCGTAAAAGTGGTCCCTTTGTTCGGCAGCCTCTCTTTTAAGGACCAGAAAGCCGCCATTGAGCCGGCAGCACCGGGAACCAGAAAAATCGTTATTGCCACCCCCATTGCTGAGACCTCCCTGACCATCCAGGGTATTCGGGTGGTGGTGGATTCAGGCCTGGTCAACCAGCCGGAGTTTTCACCGGGCAGGGGCATGACCCGGCTGGTAACCCGGCCGGTATCCAAAGCCTCTGCAGACCAGCGCCGGGGCCGGGCAGGCCGGACTGCCCCGGGCATCTGCTACCGCTTATGGCCCGAATATTTACACCAGGGCCTTGTGCCGTTCAACCGCCCGGAAATCCTGAATGCGGATCTGACACACATGATTCTTGAACTTGCTCTTTGGGGAGTGCGTGACCCATCCGAGCTGAAATGGCTGGATACGCCCTCTCCTGCAACAGTTTCAGCGGCAAAAGATCTGCTTGTTTCCCTGGGGGCTCTGGACCATGAAGGCACAATCACAACCCATGGCAGGGAGATGCTCACCGCGGGCATCCACCCCCGACTGGCCCATATGGTGCTTCGGGCCAAAGAGATGAAGCACGGCTTTCTGGGGTGCTGTTTATGTGCATTGGTTGAGGAAAAGGATATCGTTGCCGTTGAACATGGCCGACGGGACCCGGATATCGTGCTGCGCCTGGAGATACTGGCCAAGCTGTCCCAATCTCAAACGCAAAAAAGCTGTTCTCCCCACAGGGAACGGGCATTATCCATTCTGACCCAGGCCCGGCGGCTGGCAGGCATCTTTAGTATCCAAAACCGGGACATGGATATGAACGCCGCAGGCAGGCTTCTGGCCCAGGCCTTTCCCGACCGGGTGGCGGTGCGGCGCAAAGTCGAATCGTTGTCCTTTCTGACAGCCAACGGCAATGGTGTCTTTTTTGACACCCAGAACGCCTTGTCTGCACGCGAATTTATTGTGGCCGTTGAGGTGGACGGCCAGGCAAAAAACGCGCGGATTTTCCTGGCCGCCGCCCTGGAACGGGCGGATCTGGAAAATGATTTTTCAACAGCACTTAAAACCCAGGATGTCGTAGACTGGGACCCGGCAAGCGGTTCCGTAAAGGCGGTCAGACAAACCCTGTTCGGGCGGATTGAAGTCAATCAAACACCGTTACCCGCACCAGCCCCGGAAGCTGTAAAATCGGCCATAATCCAGGGAATCAAACAAAACGGCCTTCAATCCCTTGACTGGCAGAAAAAAACAATAACTTTCAGGCACAGGGTAATTTTTCTAAAAAAAGTTGCCGATACCCGGCCGGATTTTTCCCAACTGCCGGATATGGGGGATCAGGCCCTGACAGATACACTGGCAGACTGGCTCGGCCCATTTCTTTCCGGGGTAACTTCCGCTGCCGGACTGAAGCGCATAGATCTGGATGCGGCCATAAAAGCGATGTTTACCTGGGATCAGTTAAAAATAGTTGACCGGCACGCCCCAACCCATATCCAGGTTCCCTCCGGCTCCAACATCCCCATCCAGTATGCGGACAAAAACGGTCCCTTGGAATCACCGGTACTTGCGGTCAGAATCCAGGAACTATTCGGCATGGCCGCCGCCCCGGTGATCGCCGCAGGCCAGGTGCCCTTGACCCTTCATCTGCTTTCTCCGGCATCCCGGCCCGTACAGATCACAAGCGATCTTGATCATTTCTGGGCACATACCTACCAGGAGGTAAAAAAAGATCTCATGGGGCGCTATCCCAAACATTACTGGCCCCAGGACCCGCATACAGCCCAGGCCACAGCCAGAGCCAAACCTAAAAAGCCCCAGCGTCCGTCTGATCATTGA